The Sulfurimonas lithotrophica genome includes a region encoding these proteins:
- a CDS encoding DegT/DnrJ/EryC1/StrS family aminotransferase: protein MKIDFANLQYQHELYNNEIEEAILNVARNCNFIMGSEVQELEKSLEDFTGAKYAISCSSGTDALILAMMALDIKPGDEIITTPFTFIATAETIALLGATPVFVDIDEKTYNIDTSKIEEKITPKTKAIIPVSLYGQPADMEAIQTIADNHNLKIIIDGAQSFGSTFNGKTDSNLGDISTTSFFPAKPLGCYGDGGAVFTNDEKLATKMKQLRVHGQNERYYHKYIGIGGRLDTIQAAVLNVKLKYYKKDLSLRQEVAVKYTKSLEKKNDIVLPYVDDKATSAWAQYSVRVKNRDSLQTKLKEVGIPTAVHYPMPLHLQECFEYLGYKKGDFPISEVVSNEIMSLPMNPYISNEDISYISKELI from the coding sequence ATGAAGATAGACTTCGCAAACTTACAATATCAACACGAATTATATAATAATGAAATTGAAGAGGCTATATTAAATGTAGCAAGAAATTGTAACTTCATTATGGGTAGTGAAGTACAAGAACTAGAAAAAAGCTTAGAAGATTTTACAGGTGCTAAATATGCTATTTCTTGTAGTAGCGGAACTGATGCGTTGATATTAGCTATGATGGCACTAGATATAAAACCTGGCGATGAGATCATAACTACACCTTTTACATTTATAGCTACTGCTGAGACTATTGCACTTTTGGGTGCGACTCCAGTATTTGTAGATATAGATGAAAAAACATACAATATTGACACATCTAAAATAGAAGAAAAGATCACGCCAAAAACCAAAGCAATCATCCCTGTAAGTCTTTACGGACAACCAGCAGATATGGAAGCTATACAAACAATAGCTGATAATCATAACTTGAAAATTATTATAGATGGTGCTCAAAGTTTTGGAAGTACATTTAACGGTAAAACTGATAGTAATTTAGGTGATATTTCTACTACATCTTTTTTCCCGGCTAAACCTTTAGGATGTTACGGTGATGGTGGTGCAGTTTTTACTAACGATGAAAAACTAGCTACTAAAATGAAACAACTTCGTGTTCATGGACAAAATGAACGATACTACCATAAATATATTGGTATAGGTGGAAGACTTGACACTATCCAAGCTGCAGTTTTAAATGTAAAGTTAAAATACTATAAAAAAGATTTATCTTTAAGACAAGAAGTCGCTGTTAAATATACTAAATCTTTAGAAAAGAAAAATGATATAGTCCTTCCATATGTAGATGATAAAGCAACATCAGCGTGGGCACAATATTCTGTTAGAGTAAAAAACCGTGATTCTCTTCAAACTAAGTTAAAAGAAGTAGGAATTCCAACTGCTGTTCATTATCCAATGCCTTTACATCTTCAAGAGTGCTTTGAATATTTAGGGTATAAAAAAGGTGATTTTCCTATATCCGAAGTTGTATCAAATGAAATAATGAGTCTACCTATGAATCCATATATTTCTAATGAAGATATTAGCTATATTTCAAAGGAACTAATATGA
- the cysD gene encoding sulfate adenylyltransferase subunit CysD produces MIDKKKLTHLKQLEAESIHIMREVIAEFQNPAMLYSVGKDSSVMLHLLQKAFYPAPPPLPLVHVDTKWKFKEMIEFRDRRAKEVGMELIVYSNPKGEEMDISPFKHGSALHTDVMKTEGLKQMLDIQKFDAVFGGARRDEEKSRAKERIYSFRDENHRWDPKNQRPELWNIYNGRHTKGESIRVFPLSNWTELDIWQYIYLESIPIPDLYFSKKRPVVEYMGTKILVDDERMPKELADTAKMEDVRFRTLGCYPLTGAVNSEASTLPEIIQEMLVCTTSERQGRLIDSDGDASMEKKKQEGYF; encoded by the coding sequence ATGATAGATAAAAAAAAACTAACACATTTAAAACAGCTTGAAGCAGAATCTATTCATATAATGCGTGAAGTTATAGCTGAGTTTCAAAATCCTGCTATGCTTTACAGTGTAGGTAAGGATAGTTCTGTAATGCTACATTTATTACAAAAAGCATTCTATCCTGCACCACCACCGTTACCGCTTGTACATGTTGATACAAAATGGAAATTTAAAGAGATGATAGAATTTCGTGATCGTAGAGCAAAAGAGGTTGGAATGGAACTGATAGTTTATTCAAATCCTAAAGGTGAAGAGATGGATATATCACCTTTTAAACATGGCTCAGCTCTTCATACTGATGTAATGAAAACTGAAGGACTAAAGCAGATGCTTGATATTCAAAAGTTTGATGCTGTTTTTGGCGGGGCAAGGCGTGATGAGGAAAAGTCTCGTGCAAAAGAGCGTATATACTCATTTCGTGATGAAAATCATAGATGGGATCCAAAAAACCAAAGACCAGAACTTTGGAATATTTATAATGGCAGACATACTAAAGGTGAGTCTATTCGTGTATTTCCTTTAAGTAACTGGACAGAGTTAGATATATGGCAATATATATATTTGGAGTCTATCCCTATTCCTGATTTGTATTTTTCAAAAAAACGTCCTGTAGTTGAATATATGGGCACTAAAATCCTTGTTGATGATGAACGTATGCCAAAAGAATTGGCAGATACTGCAAAGATGGAAGATGTAAGATTCCGTACTCTTGGTTGTTATCCATTAACAGGTGCAGTAAACTCTGAAGCTTCAACATTACCTGAAATTATTCAAGAAATGTTAGTATGTACGACAAGTGAGCGTCAAGGTCGTTTGATAGACAGTGATGGTGATGCTTCTATGGAGAAGAAAAAACAAGAGGGGTATTTTTAA
- the cysN gene encoding sulfate adenylyltransferase subunit CysN, translating into MAHQSDLIATDIEKYLHEHENKEILRFITCGSVDDGKSTLIGRLLYDSKMIFEDQLSAIEKDSKKSGTTGDKIDLALLVDGLASEREQGITIDVAYRFFSTDKRKFIIADTPGHEQYTRNMATGASMADVAIILIDARQGVLTQTKRHSYISSLLGIKNIIVAINKMDLVDFSQERFEEIKSDYEKVIPNLPHHQDIGFTYIPISALDGDNIVSISEKSSWYDGKPLMELLDTIEVNKKESKHFRLPVQYVNRPHLNFRGFCGTIASGEISVGDKITVLPSRKTSKVKSIVSNDVKELRPKTKDEEVESIDRAFAPMATTLTLEDEIDISRGDMIVKTSDIPDVSNKFSVMLVWMSEKPMLLNSNYIIKRATSVINGSFKSVEYKKDINTFDELGSATLELNDIAKCTLSLDRKIAVDPYNENRYTGSFIIIDRYTNNTVGAGMINSSIINDSMDDEVSQKEYTEAEKELNAYIRKNFPEWECKAIF; encoded by the coding sequence ATGGCTCATCAGTCAGACTTAATAGCAACAGATATTGAAAAATATCTACATGAACATGAAAATAAAGAGATATTACGTTTTATAACTTGTGGAAGTGTAGATGATGGGAAAAGTACTTTAATCGGTAGGCTTCTTTACGATTCTAAAATGATATTTGAAGATCAACTAAGTGCAATAGAGAAAGATTCAAAAAAGAGTGGTACAACAGGTGATAAAATAGACTTGGCACTTTTAGTCGATGGGCTGGCTTCTGAGAGAGAACAAGGTATTACGATAGATGTAGCATACAGGTTTTTCTCAACCGATAAAAGAAAATTTATAATAGCGGATACTCCGGGGCATGAACAATACACTAGAAATATGGCAACAGGTGCTTCTATGGCAGATGTTGCAATCATACTTATAGATGCAAGACAAGGTGTTCTTACTCAAACAAAACGTCACTCATATATATCTTCTCTTTTGGGTATTAAAAATATTATTGTAGCTATAAACAAAATGGACTTAGTTGATTTCTCACAAGAGAGATTTGAAGAGATTAAGTCTGATTACGAAAAAGTCATACCAAATCTACCACATCATCAGGATATAGGATTTACATATATTCCTATATCTGCATTAGACGGTGATAATATTGTCAGTATATCTGAAAAATCATCTTGGTATGATGGGAAACCATTGATGGAACTTTTAGATACTATAGAAGTTAATAAAAAAGAAAGTAAACATTTTAGACTTCCGGTTCAATATGTTAATCGTCCACATCTTAATTTTAGAGGTTTTTGTGGAACAATTGCTAGTGGTGAAATAAGTGTAGGTGATAAGATAACAGTACTACCTTCAAGAAAAACTTCCAAAGTAAAATCTATAGTATCTAATGATGTTAAAGAACTCAGACCAAAAACTAAAGATGAGGAAGTTGAATCTATTGACAGAGCATTCGCGCCTATGGCAACAACTCTTACTCTTGAGGATGAGATAGATATAAGCCGTGGTGATATGATAGTGAAAACTTCAGATATTCCAGATGTATCTAATAAGTTTAGTGTTATGTTAGTTTGGATGAGTGAAAAACCTATGTTATTAAACTCAAATTATATTATAAAAAGAGCTACCTCTGTTATAAATGGATCGTTTAAATCAGTAGAGTATAAAAAAGATATAAACACATTCGATGAATTAGGTTCAGCTACTTTAGAATTAAATGATATAGCAAAATGTACATTGTCATTAGATAGAAAAATAGCAGTAGATCCATATAATGAAAATCGCTATACGGGAAGTTTTATAATTATAGACAGGTACACAAACAATACGGTCGGTGCCGGTATGATAAACTCATCAATCATAAATGATTCTATGGATGATGAAGTATCTCAAAAAGAATATACTGAAGCTGAGAAAGAGTTAAATGCTTACATTAGAAAAAACTTCCCGGAATGGGAATGTAAGGCAATATTTTAA
- the cysC gene encoding adenylyl-sulfate kinase, whose amino-acid sequence MYKDTNKRSIAKGVSWRFFATTTTIIIVYVFFGRLDLAIAAGLLETVAKIGLYWAHERAWFKIKWGRKKIEPFNIWFTGLPLSGKTTIADAVYKELEKLDIPIERIDSKDIRDIAPNIGFSREDRNRHMHRIGHLIKTLQNNSVSTVASFVSPYRESRKAIRDMVKNNVVVYVKADIETCKVRDYKGVYKKAISGELKNFSGVNDVYEEPQHAEIIINTDNTSVEEATIIIVKYIKKNYVK is encoded by the coding sequence ATGTATAAGGATACAAATAAACGCTCAATTGCCAAAGGGGTAAGTTGGCGTTTTTTTGCTACAACAACTACTATTATTATTGTATATGTGTTTTTTGGACGACTTGATTTAGCTATTGCTGCAGGTTTACTTGAGACAGTAGCTAAGATTGGTCTTTACTGGGCACATGAAAGAGCTTGGTTTAAAATAAAATGGGGTCGTAAAAAGATTGAACCATTCAACATTTGGTTTACTGGACTTCCACTTTCTGGAAAAACAACAATAGCTGATGCTGTTTATAAAGAGTTAGAAAAGTTAGATATTCCAATAGAGAGAATAGATTCAAAAGATATTAGAGATATTGCTCCAAATATAGGGTTTAGTAGAGAAGACAGAAATAGGCATATGCACCGTATTGGTCATCTTATAAAAACACTTCAGAATAATTCTGTTTCAACAGTTGCATCATTTGTAAGTCCATATCGAGAATCTCGTAAAGCTATCCGCGATATGGTTAAAAATAATGTTGTGGTATATGTTAAAGCAGATATTGAAACTTGTAAAGTACGTGATTATAAAGGTGTTTACAAAAAAGCAATTAGTGGTGAACTGAAAAACTTTTCAGGTGTAAACGATGTTTATGAAGAACCACAACATGCTGAAATAATAATAAATACGGACAATACAAGTGTAGAAGAAGCTACGATAATTATTGTTAAATATATAAAGAAGAACTATGTCAAGTAA
- the cysC gene encoding adenylyl-sulfate kinase, protein MSSNENIVWHNHHVSKEERSQLKIQKPCILWFTGLSGSGKSTVANAVETKLLELGKHTYLLDGDNIRMGLNRGLTFSDKDRVENIRRIGEVAKLFVDSGIIVLSAFISPFLDDRQQVRNLVQDGEFIEIFVDTPLDICEKRDPKGLYKKARNGVIRNFTGISSPYEAPENAEIHLINDNISIEEAASKVVDYLKEKGYLDA, encoded by the coding sequence ATGTCAAGTAATGAAAATATAGTATGGCATAATCACCATGTAAGTAAAGAAGAACGAAGTCAGTTGAAAATACAAAAGCCTTGTATACTTTGGTTTACAGGACTTAGTGGAAGTGGAAAATCAACTGTTGCAAATGCAGTAGAAACTAAACTTTTAGAATTAGGAAAGCATACTTATTTACTAGATGGTGATAATATCCGCATGGGATTAAATCGTGGTCTAACTTTTTCAGATAAAGACAGAGTGGAAAATATTCGTCGTATTGGAGAGGTGGCAAAACTATTTGTAGATAGTGGTATAATAGTTTTGAGTGCTTTTATATCACCATTTTTAGATGATAGACAACAGGTTAGAAATCTTGTTCAAGACGGGGAATTTATAGAAATATTTGTAGATACTCCACTGGATATTTGTGAAAAGCGTGATCCAAAAGGACTTTACAAAAAAGCTAGAAACGGTGTGATTCGAAATTTTACAGGTATAAGCTCACCCTACGAAGCTCCAGAAAATGCTGAAATACATTTAATCAATGATAATATAAGTATAGAAGAGGCTGCTTCTAAAGTAGTTGACTACTTAAAAGAAAAAGGTTATTTAGATGCTTAA
- the cysQ gene encoding 3'(2'),5'-bisphosphate nucleotidase CysQ, with translation MLNTINIDEIKKIALEAGEAIMKIYNKDFSVEYKDDKSPLTEADLKSNDIICTKLQELYPNIPIMSEENKQVEYELRKNWEYYWCIDPIDGTKEFIKKNDEFTVNIALIEKSIPVLGVVYAPAINEMYSAKKNQGAFKNGEKLPLYINKTPEEKLSVVASKSHLSVETQEFIYSLETNKIEQVSKGSSLKLCMVAEGIADIYPRLAPTMEWDTAAADAIVRESGKMTYQFNNKIPVTYNKENLLNPWFIVQ, from the coding sequence ATGCTTAACACAATAAACATAGATGAAATTAAAAAAATAGCTTTAGAGGCAGGTGAAGCTATTATGAAAATATATAATAAAGACTTTTCTGTAGAATATAAAGATGATAAATCACCACTAACTGAGGCAGATTTAAAATCAAATGACATAATATGTACCAAACTACAAGAACTTTACCCTAATATTCCTATTATGTCTGAAGAGAATAAGCAAGTAGAATATGAACTTAGAAAAAACTGGGAATATTACTGGTGCATCGATCCAATAGATGGAACTAAAGAGTTTATTAAAAAGAATGATGAGTTTACTGTTAATATAGCACTTATAGAAAAGAGTATTCCTGTTTTAGGTGTAGTATATGCTCCTGCAATTAATGAGATGTATAGCGCAAAGAAGAATCAAGGTGCTTTTAAAAATGGAGAAAAACTTCCTTTATACATAAATAAAACTCCAGAAGAAAAATTAAGTGTCGTTGCTTCAAAGTCACATCTTTCAGTTGAAACTCAAGAATTTATATACTCGTTAGAAACGAATAAAATAGAACAAGTTTCAAAGGGGAGTTCTCTTAAATTATGTATGGTGGCTGAAGGGATAGCAGATATTTATCCAAGACTTGCTCCAACAATGGAGTGGGATACAGCAGCTGCTGATGCCATAGTTAGAGAGAGTGGAAAAATGACTTATCAGTTTAATAATAAGATACCTGTAACTTATAATAAAGAAAATTTATTAAATCCTTGGTTTATAGTACAATAA
- a CDS encoding SxtJ family membrane protein produces the protein MSNKIKLKDIKIFSIIWIIIFSSIFFYQFVKYNEVIRTILITIILLTLVLLFKPTVLVKPYLIWIKVGEFIGNIISKVIMTVLYFGLFTPVSIILKVLGKDLLRKKMNNDESTYWIQRETQPQSMKNQF, from the coding sequence ATGTCAAATAAAATAAAACTAAAAGATATAAAGATATTTTCTATAATTTGGATAATTATATTTAGTTCAATATTTTTTTATCAATTTGTAAAATATAATGAAGTTATAAGAACAATACTAATTACTATAATATTATTAACTTTAGTATTGCTTTTTAAACCAACGGTATTAGTAAAACCATACCTTATATGGATTAAAGTTGGTGAATTTATAGGTAATATAATATCAAAAGTAATAATGACAGTTTTATATTTTGGATTATTTACACCTGTTTCTATAATACTTAAAGTACTCGGTAAAGATTTATTAAGAAAAAAAATGAATAATGATGAATCTACATATTGGATACAAAGAGAAACTCAACCACAATCAATGAAAAATCAATTTTAG
- a CDS encoding DUF5989 family protein, protein MSMLKELWAFMKVRKKFWLAPIIVIMLGLGALIVLSQGSAVAPFIYTLF, encoded by the coding sequence ATGTCAATGTTAAAAGAACTATGGGCTTTTATGAAGGTAAGAAAAAAGTTTTGGTTAGCACCAATAATTGTGATTATGCTTGGTCTGGGTGCTTTAATCGTATTATCTCAGGGTAGTGCAGTTGCTCCTTTTATATATACTTTATTTTAG
- a CDS encoding carbamoyltransferase family protein, translating into MYILGISSYYHDSGVALIKDENIIAAVHEERFTRIKQDDSFPKESIKYCLKEAGINLEDIDYIAFYDKPFIKFERLLETYLTEAPRGFQSFLMSMPVWLKDKLFLKETLAREFKVLFEELNPDCTEKQSKEFKSKVIEKFMFGEHHQSHAASAFYPSSYEDAAILTIDGVGEWATTSLAYGNENKIEFLKEIHFPHSLGLLYSAFTYYTGFKVNSGEYKVMGLAPYGEPKYSKLIKENILDIKDDGSFKLNMSYFNYTTGLTMTSEKFHKLFGAPPREREGELSQREMDLAASIQDVTEEIMIKLARHAKEVTGSKNLCLAGGVALNCVGNGKILKEGIFDNIWIQPAAGDAGGALGGAYSVYYQELDNKRTINTEDIDKMQGSYLGPKFSNTEIKVYLDSVNAKYELIEDENKLLDIVSNELVNEKVIGWHYDRMEYGPRSLGHRSIIGDARSKKMQETMNLKIKYRESFRPFAPSVLREKVNEWYELDTDSPYMLLVAPVKKEKCFEMTEEQKKLFGIEKLNVPRSEIPAVTHIDYSARIQTVHKETNPRYHKLISKFEQKTACATIVNTSFNVRGEPIVCTPEDSYRCFMRTEMDILVIDDFILYKNAQPKFEDKGNWQDEFELD; encoded by the coding sequence ATGTATATACTAGGGATATCATCTTATTATCATGATAGCGGTGTAGCACTAATAAAAGATGAAAATATTATTGCAGCTGTCCATGAAGAACGGTTTACAAGGATAAAACAAGATGATTCTTTTCCAAAAGAGTCAATTAAGTATTGTTTAAAAGAAGCAGGAATCAACTTAGAAGATATAGATTATATAGCTTTTTATGATAAACCCTTTATAAAATTTGAAAGGTTACTTGAAACATATTTAACAGAAGCTCCAAGAGGTTTTCAATCATTTTTAATGTCTATGCCTGTATGGTTGAAAGATAAGCTGTTTTTAAAAGAAACATTAGCTCGAGAGTTTAAAGTTTTATTTGAGGAATTAAATCCAGATTGTACTGAAAAGCAATCAAAAGAGTTTAAGTCAAAAGTAATAGAAAAATTTATGTTTGGAGAACATCATCAAAGTCATGCAGCAAGTGCTTTTTATCCTAGTTCTTATGAAGATGCTGCAATTTTAACTATCGATGGAGTTGGAGAGTGGGCTACAACTTCATTAGCATATGGTAATGAAAATAAAATAGAGTTTCTAAAAGAGATTCATTTCCCACATTCATTAGGCCTTTTATACTCAGCATTTACTTATTACACTGGATTTAAAGTAAATAGTGGTGAATATAAAGTAATGGGATTGGCTCCTTATGGAGAACCAAAGTATTCTAAGCTTATTAAAGAGAATATACTTGATATTAAAGATGATGGTTCTTTTAAGCTTAATATGAGCTATTTTAATTACACAACTGGTTTAACAATGACTAGTGAAAAATTTCATAAGTTATTTGGTGCACCTCCAAGAGAAAGGGAAGGGGAACTGTCTCAAAGAGAGATGGATTTGGCAGCTTCAATTCAAGATGTTACAGAAGAGATAATGATAAAACTTGCTCGTCATGCGAAAGAAGTTACAGGAAGTAAAAATCTATGTTTGGCTGGTGGAGTAGCACTAAACTGTGTTGGAAACGGAAAAATATTAAAAGAAGGTATTTTTGATAATATTTGGATTCAACCTGCTGCAGGTGATGCAGGTGGAGCACTTGGCGGTGCATATTCTGTTTATTATCAAGAGTTAGATAATAAAAGAACTATTAATACAGAGGATATAGATAAAATGCAAGGTTCATATTTAGGACCTAAATTTTCAAATACTGAAATTAAAGTATATTTAGATAGCGTAAATGCTAAATATGAGCTAATTGAAGATGAAAATAAACTACTTGATATTGTTTCAAATGAACTTGTTAATGAGAAAGTAATTGGATGGCATTATGATAGAATGGAATATGGGCCAAGGTCATTAGGACATAGAAGTATAATAGGTGATGCAAGAAGTAAAAAAATGCAAGAGACAATGAATCTGAAAATTAAGTATAGAGAGAGTTTTAGACCTTTTGCTCCATCTGTTTTAAGAGAAAAAGTAAATGAATGGTATGAATTAGATACAGATAGTCCATATATGCTCTTAGTTGCACCTGTTAAAAAAGAGAAATGTTTTGAAATGACAGAAGAACAAAAAAAACTTTTTGGTATTGAAAAATTAAATGTTCCAAGAAGTGAAATACCTGCAGTTACACATATAGATTACAGTGCAAGAATTCAAACTGTACATAAAGAAACAAACCCTAGATATCATAAACTTATTTCTAAGTTCGAACAAAAAACAGCTTGTGCAACAATAGTAAACACATCGTTTAATGTTAGAGGTGAACCAATAGTATGTACACCGGAAGATAGTTATAGATGTTTTATGAGAACAGAAATGGACATTCTCGTTATTGATGATTTTATCCTATATAAAAATGCTCAACCGAAATTTGAAGATAAAGGAAACTGGCAAGATGAATTTGAATTGGATTAA
- a CDS encoding SGNH/GDSL hydrolase family protein, whose product MFKMQYFKIIFYNLLIFFILYIAVAYYFYNKLDQNVKVVNRTYNSNNIRASYPTYSNLDKQTAIKIFDEYAAPKSSYEPFIAYRRQMYNGTVVNIDNNGFRKSTNHSLNDSTWFFGGSTMWGTGATDETTIPSFFAKYTGEKVLNLGESGYTSFQEFINLQLMLLRGYKPKRVFFYDGQNDGYRYCQKNEPVPSHAYYSRYLQMINSYPRMKKQLNNMSQNKNRMLQETSFFKYVDIKMNGLFSKIASFMYSPFSYFFKNQNPSRAYKSLSFNSDKSFKDFSKENDYLICSKEENARRAAKVTVFSWLNAYKLLKDEGIHVGFILQPTAVYNPSRYELDYIINETKQRIVDEADNYTVYYDVLRDEWNKQCSAYGICDSLIDLSGAFFDNENPIFVDACHVAPIGNEIVAKKLIKYIKE is encoded by the coding sequence ATGTTCAAAATGCAATATTTTAAAATTATTTTTTATAATCTGTTAATATTTTTCATTCTCTATATTGCTGTTGCATACTATTTTTATAATAAATTAGATCAAAATGTAAAAGTTGTAAATAGAACTTATAACAGTAATAATATTCGAGCTTCATACCCTACATATAGTAATTTAGATAAACAAACTGCTATAAAGATATTTGATGAATATGCAGCTCCAAAATCAAGTTACGAACCGTTTATAGCATACAGACGTCAAATGTATAACGGAACAGTAGTCAATATTGATAACAATGGATTTAGAAAATCTACTAATCATAGTTTAAATGATTCTACTTGGTTTTTTGGTGGGTCTACTATGTGGGGAACGGGAGCAACAGATGAGACAACCATTCCCTCATTTTTTGCTAAATATACAGGCGAAAAAGTACTGAACCTTGGAGAAAGTGGATATACATCTTTTCAAGAATTTATTAATTTGCAGTTAATGTTATTAAGGGGGTATAAGCCAAAAAGGGTCTTTTTTTATGATGGTCAAAATGATGGATATAGATATTGTCAAAAAAACGAACCAGTACCTTCTCATGCTTATTACTCTAGATATCTACAAATGATAAATAGTTATCCAAGAATGAAAAAACAGTTAAATAATATGTCACAAAATAAAAATAGAATGCTTCAAGAAACTTCTTTTTTTAAATATGTAGATATTAAAATGAATGGACTTTTTTCAAAAATTGCCAGCTTTATGTATTCACCGTTTTCTTATTTTTTTAAAAATCAAAATCCTTCAAGAGCATACAAAAGCTTATCATTTAATTCAGATAAATCTTTTAAAGATTTTTCAAAAGAAAATGATTATTTAATATGTAGTAAAGAAGAGAATGCAAGACGAGCTGCTAAAGTAACAGTTTTTTCATGGTTAAATGCATATAAGCTTTTAAAAGATGAAGGAATACACGTAGGATTTATATTACAACCAACAGCAGTATATAATCCAAGTAGATATGAATTAGATTATATAATAAATGAAACAAAGCAAAGAATAGTAGACGAAGCTGATAACTATACAGTTTACTATGATGTCCTTAGAGATGAGTGGAATAAACAGTGTAGTGCTTATGGAATATGTGATTCTTTAATAGACTTAAGTGGTGCTTTTTTTGATAATGAAAATCCGATATTTGTAGACGCATGTCACGTCGCACCTATTGGTAATGAAATAGTTGCAAAAAAACTTATTAAATATATAAAAGAATGA